One Benincasa hispida cultivar B227 chromosome 5, ASM972705v1, whole genome shotgun sequence genomic window carries:
- the LOC120077607 gene encoding probable cysteine protease RD19B: MDWSFSLFAVIAAATATLCSSESLTSPRSIERDGDPLIRQVVDDGNFNNRLPLGAEHHFSLFKQRFGKSYATEEEHDRRFKIFEANMRRAQRHQSFDPSAIHGITQFSDLTPFEFRKAFLGLRGHRLRLPVDTNAAPILPTENLPIDFDWRERGAVTPVKNQGSCGSCWSFSTTGALEGANFLATGELVSLSEQQLVDCDHECDPEEADSCDSGCNGGLMNSAFEYTLKAGGLMREEDYPYTGTDRGNCNFDKSKIAASVANFSVVSLDEDQIAANLVKNGPLAIAINAVFMQTYIGGVSCPFICSRRLDHGVLLVGYGSAGYAPIRMRDKDYWIIKNSWGENWGENGYYKICRGRNICGVDSLVSTVAAVHTHDTSIAAAGQ; the protein is encoded by the exons aTGGATTGGAGTTTCTCCTTGTTCGCCGTGATAGCCGCTGCCACCGCCACCCTCTGCTCATCGGAATCTTTGACCTCACCTCGATCCATCGAACGTGATGGTGATCCACTGATTCGTCAAGTGGTGGATGACGGAAATTTCAATAATCGTCTCCCTCTCGGAGCAGAGCACCATTTTTCGCTATTCAAGCAAAGGTTCGGGAAATCGTATGCCACAGAGGAAGAGCACGATCGTAGATTCAAGATTTTCGAGGCTAATATGCGACGAGCTCAACGCCATCAGTCATTTGATCCGTCCGCCATTCATGGTATTACTCAGTTTTCCGACTTGACCCCTTTCGAGTTTCGGAAGGCATTTCTAGGGCTCAGAGGTCACCGTCTCAGGCTTCCTGTTGATACAAATGCGGCTCCGATTCTTCCTACGGAGAATCTTCCGATCGATTTTGATTGGAGAGAACGTGGTGCCGTAACTCCGGTAAAAAATCAG GGATCTTGCGGATCCTGCTGGAGTTTCAGCACGACCGGTGCCCTTGAAGGTGCTAACTTCCTTGCGACGGGGGAACTTGTTAGCTTAAGTGAACAGCAGCTGGTAGATTGTGATCACGAG TGTGATCCAGAGGAAGCCGATTCCTGTGACTCTGGTTGCAATGGTGGTCTGATGAACAGTGCATTTGAATACACATTAAAAGCCGGAGGTTTGATGAGAGAGGAAGATTATCCCTATACTGGAACTGATCGTGGAAATTGCAACTTTGACAAATCCAAGATTGCTGCATCAGTTGCCAATTTCAGTGTTGTTTCACTTGATGAAGATCAAATTGCTGCAAATCTAGTGAAAAATGGCCCACTTGCAA TTGCCATCAATGCAGTGTTCATGCAAACATACATAGGTGGAGTATCTTGTCCATTCATATGTTCAAGGCGCTTGGATCATGGAGTTTTGCTGGTGGGTTATGGCTCAGCTGGGTATGCTCCCATCAGAATGAGAGACAAAGATTACTGGATCATAAAGAATTCCTGGGGCGAAAACTGGGGAGAAAATGGCTATTATAAGATTTGCAGAGGAAGGAATATTTGTGGAGTTGATTCCTTAGTCTCAACTGTTGCTGCAGTTCATACTCATGATACCTCCATTGCAGCAGCAGGTCAATAG
- the LOC120077506 gene encoding DNA replication licensing factor MCM4 isoform X2, protein MASDSSPVNFNTGPSSPDDSFSSPIGNTVSSSGDGYRRRSRRRSSTPSEMATPPRQRPRMFSSETTPTAKEPRSRRRGGGRRASGSEAPPIAATPSSTDDIPPSTEPGDGDDMDEDHPTFVWGTNISVDDVKGAIIRFLRHFRDRQASQSEGDFHTEGKYAEVIKRVLEIEGDSLDVDAQDLFNYDTDLYTKMVRYPLEVLAIFDIVLMEMVPQINPLFEKHIQTRIFNLKTSTSMRNLNPSDIERMVSLKGMIIRCSSIIPEIREAIFRCLVCGYYTDPVAIERGRITEPTICLKEECQARNSMTLVHNRCRFADKQIVRLQETPDEIPEGGTPHTVSLLMHDKLVDTGKPGDRVEVTGIYRAMSVRVGPTQRTVKSLFKTYIDCLHIKKTDKSRMVAEDLTEAENRLGGNVDDVSFDEAKVEELKELSKKPDIYDRLTRSLAPNIWELDDVKKGLLCQLFGGNALKLASGASFRGDINILLVGDPGTSKSQLLQYIHKLSPRGIYTSGRGSSAVGLTAYVTKDPETGETVLESGALVLSDRGICCIDEFDKMSENARSMLHEVMEQQTVSIAKAGIIASLNARTSVLACANPSGSRYNPRLSVIDNIHLPPTLLSRFDLIYLILDKADEQTDRRLAKHIVSLHFDNPEGIEQDFLDLHTLTSYVSYARKNIHPKLSDEAAEELTRGYVELRRRGNFPGSSKKVITATPRQIESLIRLSEALARIRFSEWVEKGDVLESFRLLEVAMQQSATDHSTGTIDMDLITTGVSASERMRRESLLSATRNLIMEKMQLGGPSMRLAELRNAVSTLASEGFVAIHGDSIKRI, encoded by the exons ATGGCGTCAGATTCTTCTCCAGTTAACTTCAATACAG GTCCTTCGTCGCCGGATGATTCATTCTCTAGTCCCATCGGAAACACCGTCTCCTCCTCAGGAGACGGGTATCGCCGTCGAAGCCGTCGCCGGTCATCTACTCCTTCGGAAATGGCTACGCCGCCGCGTCAACGACCCCGAATGTTCTCGTCTGAAACCACACCGACGGCTAAGGAACCGCGCTCGCGCCGTCGAGGCGGTGGGCGAAGAGCGTCGGGCAGTGAAGCCCCTCCGATAGCTGCCACACCTTCTTCGACGGATGATATTCCGCCATCGACTGAACCTGGTGACGGCGATGACATGGATGAGGACCATCCGACCTTTGTATGGGGGACGAATATCAGTGTTGACGATGTAAAGGGAGCTATTATTCGGTTTTTGAGGCATTTCCGTGATCGTCAGGCGTCGCAGTCTGAAGGGGATTTTCATACTGAGGGGAAATACGCGGAGGTAATCAAGAGGGTTCTTGAAATTGAAGGGGATTCGCTCGATGTGGATGCGCAGGATTTGTTCAATTACGATACCGATTTATACACAAAGATGGTGAGGTACCCTCTCGAGGTTCTTGCTATTTTTGATATCGTTCTGATGGAAATGGTGCCCCAAATCAACCCATTGTTCGAGAAGCACATTCAAACTCGGATATTCAATCTCAAAACTTCTACTTCAATGAGAAACCTTAACCCATCTG ACATTGAGAGGATGGTATCACTGAAGGGAATGATTATAAGGTGTAGTTCGATCATTCCTGAGATCAGGGAGGCGATATTTAGATGTCTCGTATGTGGGTACTATACTGACCCTGTAGCTATTGAAAGAG GACGAATAACTGAGCCCACTATATGCTTGAAGGAAGAGTGCCAAGCAAGGAACTCCATGACATTGGTTCACAATCGATGCAG GTTTGCCGATAAGCAGATTGTGCGGCTTCAGGAGACTCCTGATGAGATACCTGAAGGAGGAACGCCTCATACTGTAAGCTTGTTAATGCACGACAAGCTGGTTGATACTGGAAAGCCTGGTGACAGAGTTGAG GTCACTGGGATTTACAGGGCCATGAGTGTGAGAGTTGGACCAACCCAGAGAACTGTAAAATCATTGTTCAAG ACTTATATAGACTGTCTTCATATAAAGAAGACTGATAAGTCAAGAATGGTGGCAGAAGACCTGACTGAAGCTGAGAACCGGTTGGGTGGAAACGTGGATGATGTCTCATTTGATGAAGCGAAG GTGGAAGAGTTGAAAGAACTCTCCAAAAAGCCTGATATATATGACAGACTGACCAGGTCATTGGCTCCTAATATTTGGGAGCTTGATGATGTAAAGAAGGGCCTTCTTTGCCAG CTTTTTGGTGGGAATGCTTTGAAATTGGCATCTGGTGCAAGCTTCCGTGGAGATATTAACATACTTCTCGTTGGTGATCCTGGAACCAGCAAGTCTCAGCTTCTTCAATACATACACAAACTATCCCCCCGTGGCATTTACACCAGTGGGAGGGGTAGCTCTGCTGTTGGTTTGACTGCTTATGTCACCAAAGATCCCGAAACAGGGGAAACA GTACTGGAGAGTGGAGCCTTGGTTTTGAGTGACCGGGGCATATGCTGCATTGATGAATTTGATAAAATGTCTGAAAATGCAAGGAGCATGTTGCACGAG GTGATGGAGCAACAAACTGTTTCAATAGCAAAGGCTGGAATTATTGCTTCCCTTAATGCCAGGACTTCAGTATTGGCTTGTGCAAATCCTAGTGGTTCACGTTATAACCCTCGCCTATCTGTGATTGATAACATACACCTTCCTCCTACTTTGTTATCAAG GTTTGACTTGATTTATCTAATTTTAGATAAAGCTGATGAGCAAACAGATAGGCGCCTTGCTAAGCATATTGTCTCACTACACTTTGACAACCCAGAG GGCATCGAGCAGGATTTCTTGGACCTTCATACCTTGACTTCATATGTCAGCTATGCTAGGAAAAATATTCACCCAAAATTGTCAGATGAGGCAGCTGAAGAGTTGACTAGAGGCTATGTTGAGCTGAGGAGGAGAGGAAACTTTCCAGGCAGTAGTAAAAAG GTCATTACAGCTACCCCCAGACAAATTGAGAGTTTAATACGTCTAAGCGAAGCTCTTGCTCGAATACGTTTCTCAGAATGG GTTGAAAAGGGGGATGTTCTTGAGTCATTCCGGCTTCTAGAAGTTGCAATGCAACAATCTGCAACAGATCATTCTACAG GAACTATTGACATGGATCTGATTACCACGGGAGTATCGGCAAGCGAAAGGATGCGAAGGGAGAGTTTATTATCGGCAACTCGCAACCTTATTATGGAGAAAATGCAGCTTGGAGGACCCTCCATGCGCTTGGCCGAG CTTAGAAACGCAGTATCGACACTTGCAAGTGAGGGATTTGTAGCAATCCATGGTGATAGCATAAAGAGAATATGA
- the LOC120077506 gene encoding DNA replication licensing factor MCM4 isoform X1 — protein sequence MASDSSPVNFNTGPSSPDDSFSSPIGNTVSSSGDGYRRRSRRRSSTPSEMATPPRQRPRMFSSETTPTAKEPRSRRRGGGRRASGSEAPPIAATPSSTDDIPPSTEPGDGDDMDEDHPTFVWGTNISVDDVKGAIIRFLRHFRDRQASQSEGDFHTEGKYAEVIKRVLEIEGDSLDVDAQDLFNYDTDLYTKMVRYPLEVLAIFDIVLMEMVPQINPLFEKHIQTRIFNLKTSTSMRNLNPSDIERMVSLKGMIIRCSSIIPEIREAIFRCLVCGYYTDPVAIERGRITEPTICLKEECQARNSMTLVHNRCRFADKQIVRLQETPDEIPEGGTPHTVSLLMHDKLVDTGKPGDRVEVTGIYRAMSVRVGPTQRTVKSLFKTYIDCLHIKKTDKSRMVAEDLTEAENRLGGNVDDVSFDEAKVEELKELSKKPDIYDRLTRSLAPNIWELDDVKKGLLCQLFGGNALKLASGASFRGDINILLVGDPGTSKSQLLQYIHKLSPRGIYTSGRGSSAVGLTAYVTKDPETGETVLESGALVLSDRGICCIDEFDKMSENARSMLHEVMEQQTVSIAKAGIIASLNARTSVLACANPSGSRYNPRLSVIDNIHLPPTLLSRFDLIYLILDKADEQTDRRLAKHIVSLHFDNPEGIEQDFLDLHTLTSYVSYARKNIHPKLSDEAAEELTRGYVELRRRGNFPGSSKKVITATPRQIESLIRLSEALARIRFSEWVEKGDVLESFRLLEVAMQQSATDHSTGTIDMDLITTGVSASERMRRESLLSATRNLIMEKMQLGGPSMRLAELLDELKKKNPDNEVHLNNLRNAVSTLASEGFVAIHGDSIKRI from the exons ATGGCGTCAGATTCTTCTCCAGTTAACTTCAATACAG GTCCTTCGTCGCCGGATGATTCATTCTCTAGTCCCATCGGAAACACCGTCTCCTCCTCAGGAGACGGGTATCGCCGTCGAAGCCGTCGCCGGTCATCTACTCCTTCGGAAATGGCTACGCCGCCGCGTCAACGACCCCGAATGTTCTCGTCTGAAACCACACCGACGGCTAAGGAACCGCGCTCGCGCCGTCGAGGCGGTGGGCGAAGAGCGTCGGGCAGTGAAGCCCCTCCGATAGCTGCCACACCTTCTTCGACGGATGATATTCCGCCATCGACTGAACCTGGTGACGGCGATGACATGGATGAGGACCATCCGACCTTTGTATGGGGGACGAATATCAGTGTTGACGATGTAAAGGGAGCTATTATTCGGTTTTTGAGGCATTTCCGTGATCGTCAGGCGTCGCAGTCTGAAGGGGATTTTCATACTGAGGGGAAATACGCGGAGGTAATCAAGAGGGTTCTTGAAATTGAAGGGGATTCGCTCGATGTGGATGCGCAGGATTTGTTCAATTACGATACCGATTTATACACAAAGATGGTGAGGTACCCTCTCGAGGTTCTTGCTATTTTTGATATCGTTCTGATGGAAATGGTGCCCCAAATCAACCCATTGTTCGAGAAGCACATTCAAACTCGGATATTCAATCTCAAAACTTCTACTTCAATGAGAAACCTTAACCCATCTG ACATTGAGAGGATGGTATCACTGAAGGGAATGATTATAAGGTGTAGTTCGATCATTCCTGAGATCAGGGAGGCGATATTTAGATGTCTCGTATGTGGGTACTATACTGACCCTGTAGCTATTGAAAGAG GACGAATAACTGAGCCCACTATATGCTTGAAGGAAGAGTGCCAAGCAAGGAACTCCATGACATTGGTTCACAATCGATGCAG GTTTGCCGATAAGCAGATTGTGCGGCTTCAGGAGACTCCTGATGAGATACCTGAAGGAGGAACGCCTCATACTGTAAGCTTGTTAATGCACGACAAGCTGGTTGATACTGGAAAGCCTGGTGACAGAGTTGAG GTCACTGGGATTTACAGGGCCATGAGTGTGAGAGTTGGACCAACCCAGAGAACTGTAAAATCATTGTTCAAG ACTTATATAGACTGTCTTCATATAAAGAAGACTGATAAGTCAAGAATGGTGGCAGAAGACCTGACTGAAGCTGAGAACCGGTTGGGTGGAAACGTGGATGATGTCTCATTTGATGAAGCGAAG GTGGAAGAGTTGAAAGAACTCTCCAAAAAGCCTGATATATATGACAGACTGACCAGGTCATTGGCTCCTAATATTTGGGAGCTTGATGATGTAAAGAAGGGCCTTCTTTGCCAG CTTTTTGGTGGGAATGCTTTGAAATTGGCATCTGGTGCAAGCTTCCGTGGAGATATTAACATACTTCTCGTTGGTGATCCTGGAACCAGCAAGTCTCAGCTTCTTCAATACATACACAAACTATCCCCCCGTGGCATTTACACCAGTGGGAGGGGTAGCTCTGCTGTTGGTTTGACTGCTTATGTCACCAAAGATCCCGAAACAGGGGAAACA GTACTGGAGAGTGGAGCCTTGGTTTTGAGTGACCGGGGCATATGCTGCATTGATGAATTTGATAAAATGTCTGAAAATGCAAGGAGCATGTTGCACGAG GTGATGGAGCAACAAACTGTTTCAATAGCAAAGGCTGGAATTATTGCTTCCCTTAATGCCAGGACTTCAGTATTGGCTTGTGCAAATCCTAGTGGTTCACGTTATAACCCTCGCCTATCTGTGATTGATAACATACACCTTCCTCCTACTTTGTTATCAAG GTTTGACTTGATTTATCTAATTTTAGATAAAGCTGATGAGCAAACAGATAGGCGCCTTGCTAAGCATATTGTCTCACTACACTTTGACAACCCAGAG GGCATCGAGCAGGATTTCTTGGACCTTCATACCTTGACTTCATATGTCAGCTATGCTAGGAAAAATATTCACCCAAAATTGTCAGATGAGGCAGCTGAAGAGTTGACTAGAGGCTATGTTGAGCTGAGGAGGAGAGGAAACTTTCCAGGCAGTAGTAAAAAG GTCATTACAGCTACCCCCAGACAAATTGAGAGTTTAATACGTCTAAGCGAAGCTCTTGCTCGAATACGTTTCTCAGAATGG GTTGAAAAGGGGGATGTTCTTGAGTCATTCCGGCTTCTAGAAGTTGCAATGCAACAATCTGCAACAGATCATTCTACAG GAACTATTGACATGGATCTGATTACCACGGGAGTATCGGCAAGCGAAAGGATGCGAAGGGAGAGTTTATTATCGGCAACTCGCAACCTTATTATGGAGAAAATGCAGCTTGGAGGACCCTCCATGCGCTTGGCCGAG TTGTTGGAtgagttgaagaagaagaatcctgATAATGAAGTCCATCTCAACAAC CTTAGAAACGCAGTATCGACACTTGCAAGTGAGGGATTTGTAGCAATCCATGGTGATAGCATAAAGAGAATATGA
- the LOC120077960 gene encoding V-type proton ATPase subunit a3-like produces the protein MGDTRGGCCPSMDLFRSEPMQLVQLIIPIESAHRTISYLGDLGLLQFKDLNADKSPFQRTYAAQIKRCGEMARKLNFFKEQMLKAGLSSKSSVSEVDINIDDLEVKLGELEAELVEINANSEKLQRSYNELVEYKLVMQKAGEFFSAAQSSAVEQQREFESRRTGGDSIEVPLLLEQESFVDQSKPVNLGFLSGLVPREKSMAFERILFRATRGNVFLKQAAVEDPVADPISGEKVEKNVFIVFYSGERAKNKILKICEAFGANRYPFTEDLGKQAQMITEVSGKLSELKTTIDIGLLHRGNLLQTIGEHFENWNLLARKEKAIYHILNMLSLDVTKKCLVAEGWGPVFATKQIQDALQRAASDSNSQVGPIFQVLLTTEAPPTYFRTNKFSSAFQEIVDAYGVARYQEANPGVYTIVTFPFLFAVMFGDWGHGICLFLATLYFILREKKLSSQKLGDITEMAFGGRYVILMMSLFSIYTGLIYNEFFSVPFGLFGRSAYACRSPDCSDSTTMGLIKVGSTYPFGLDPVWHGTRSELPFLNSLKMKMSILLGVAQMNLGIIISYFNATFFRNSINIWFQFLPQMIFLNSLFGYLSLLIIIKWCTGSNADLYHVMIYMFLGPTDDLAENQLFPGQKNVQIVLLLLALVAVPWMLLPKPFLLKRQHEQRFQGQSYAPLPSADDSLELDSHHDSHGHEEFEFSEVFVHQLIHTIEFVLGAVSNTASYLRLWALSLAHSELSSVFYDKVLVLSAGFNNIIILIVGIIVFIFATVGVLLLMETLSAFLHALRLHWVEFQNKFYEGDGYKFHPFSFALLNEDDE, from the exons ATGGGCGATACCCGTGGTGGTTGCTGTCCATCCATGGATCTCTTCCGCTCCGAGCCGATGCAGCTGGTGCAGCTCATCATTCCCATCGAGTCTGCGCATCGCACCATTTCCTACCTCGGTGATCTCGGCCTTCTTCAGTTCAAAGAT CTCAATGCCGATAAAAGCCCGTTCCAGCGTACTTATGCTGCACAG ATTAAAAGATGTGGAGAGATGGCACGcaaattgaattttttcaaGGAACAAATGTTGAAGGCTGGATTGTCAAGCAAAAGCTCTGTGTCAGAAGTCGATATCAATATAGACGACCTTGAG GTCAAACTTGGTGAGCTTGAGGCAGAACTGGTTGAGATAAATGCTAATAGTGAGAAGCTACAGCGTTCCTACAATGAACTTGTGGAGTATAAGCTTGTTATGCAGAAG GCTGGAGAGTTTTTCAGTGCAGCGCAAAGCAGTGCCGTAGAGCAACAAAGGGAGTTTGAATCACGACGAACTGGTGGAGATTCAATAGAAGTTCCGTTGTTGTTGGAACAA GAATCATTTGTGGATCAGTCAAAGCCGGTTAATTTGGGATTTCTCTCTGGTCTTGTTCCTCGGGAAAAATCTATGGCATTTGAGAGGATACTTTTTCGTGCTACCAGGGGCAATGTGTTTCTGAAGCAGGCTGCAGTTGAGGATCCTGTTGCAGATCCTATTTCTGGAGAGAAG GTTGAGAAAAATGTGTTTATTGTTTTCTACTCTGGAGAAAGGGCAAAGAATAAGATTCTAAAAATATGTGAGGCATTTGGTGCAAATCGATACCCTTTTACTGAGGACTTGGGGAAACAAGCCCAAATGATTACCGAG GTTTCTGGGAAACTGTCTGAGCTGAAGACTACAATAGATATAGGCCTGTTGCACCGGGGTAATCTGTTGCAGACTATTGgagaacattttgaaaattggaaTCTCCTG GCGAGGAAGGAAAAGGCCATATACCATATCTTGAACATGCTTAGCCTTGATGTAACAAAGAAATGTCTGGTCGCTGAGGGGTGGGGTCCTGTTTTTGCAACAAAACAG ATTCAAGATGCACTTCAGCGAGCAGCATCTGATTCCAACTCCCAAGTTGGACCCATTTTCCAGGTCTTATTAACTACAGAAGCACCACCTACTTATTTTCGGACAAACAAATTCTCGTCTGCTTTTCAAGAAATTGTCGATGCATATGG GGTGGCAAGGTATCAAGAAGCAAATCCTGGTGTATACACCATTGTCACGTTCCCATTTCTGTTTGCTGTCATGTTTGGCGATTGGGGGCATGGAATATGTCTGTTCCTTGCAACCCTGTATTTTATATTGCGAGAAAAGAAACTTTCTTCGCAG aAGCTTGGAGATATCACTGAAATGGCCTTTGGTGGACGCTATGTCATTTTGATGATGTCACTATTTTCAATATACACAGGTCTTATCTATAATGAGTTCTTTTCAGTCCCATTTGGACTGTTTGGTCGCTCAGCCTATGCATGTCGTAGTCCTGATTGCAG TGATTCTACCACTATGGGGTTGATAAAGGTGGGTTCTACATATCCATTTGGCTTGGATCCTGTATGGCATGGCACTCGAAGTGAGCTTCCATTTCTTAACTCTCTGAAAATGAAAATGTCGATCCTCCTTGGAGTTGCACAAATGAACCTTGGAATTATAATAAGCTATTTCAATGCTACATTTTTCAGGAACAGCATTAATATCTG GTTCCAATTCCTGCCACAGATGATATTCCTGAACAGCCTTTTCGGCTATCTTTCCCTTCTCATCATCATAAAGTGGTGCACTGGTTCAAACGCTGATCTGTACCACGTAATGATATACATGTTTCTGGGCCCCACCGACGATCTTGCTGAAAATCAACTTTTTCCTGGGCAGAAAAATGTTCAG ATTGTGCTGCTCTTACTGGCCCTTGTTGCTGTGCCATGGATGCTGCTTCCGAAGCCTTTTCTTTTGAAGAGGCAGCACGAACAG AGGTTCCAAGGCCAATCTTATGCGCCCCTTCCAAGTGCTGATGATTCCCTCGAGTTGGATTCGCATCATGATTCACATGGTCATGAAGAGTTTGAGTTCAGTGAGGTTTTTGTGCATCAACTTATACATACCATTGAATTTGTGCTTGGAGCAGTGTCAAATACAGCTTCCTATCTTCGTCTATGGGCTTTAAG TCTTGCACACTCAGAGTTGTCAAGCGTGTTTTACGACAAGGTTCTCGTTCTATCTGCAGG GTTCAACAACATTATAATCTTAATAGTAGGCATTATCGTTTTCATTTTCGCTACCGTTGGTGTCTTGCTATTGATGGAGACTTTAAGTGCCTTCCTTCATGCACTCCGTCTTCATTGGGTCGAGTTCCAAAACAAGTTCTACGAGGGAGATGGGTACAAATTCCATCCTTTCTCATTTGCATTGCTAAATGAAGATGATGAATGA